A DNA window from Pseudodesulfovibrio thermohalotolerans contains the following coding sequences:
- a CDS encoding DUF2062 domain-containing protein: MTQRNLRRTPSTDKPPRKSFRERWNGSKRWMRYWYLRLMRQNSSPKNLAAACALGMFIGAMPIMPFQSVVVIALAFVLRVNKLAAWLATCYSNAATMVPFYYFLFEVGKFVMPFENVSFDPAKLKMVEMIHAGWQLFGVMFAGGLVFGIPATIVTYFVSLFAIRRYRKRRAIRVLRKREG, translated from the coding sequence TTGACTCAGAGGAACCTCCGCCGGACGCCCTCCACTGACAAGCCGCCCAGGAAGTCTTTTCGCGAGCGGTGGAACGGCAGCAAGCGCTGGATGCGGTATTGGTACTTGCGTCTCATGCGTCAGAATTCGTCGCCCAAGAATTTGGCCGCTGCCTGCGCGCTCGGCATGTTTATCGGTGCGATGCCCATCATGCCGTTCCAGTCCGTGGTCGTCATCGCCTTGGCTTTTGTCCTGCGGGTCAACAAGCTGGCCGCGTGGCTGGCCACCTGTTATTCGAATGCGGCCACCATGGTCCCGTTTTATTATTTTCTCTTCGAGGTGGGCAAGTTCGTCATGCCGTTCGAGAACGTGTCCTTCGATCCCGCCAAGCTCAAGATGGTCGAGATGATCCATGCGGGTTGGCAACTGTTCGGGGTTATGTTCGCGGGCGGATTGGTCTTCGGCATCCCGGCTACCATCGTTACATATTTCGTCTCCTTGTTCGCCATCCGGCGTTATCGCAAACGCCGGGCAATTCGCGTGCTGCGCAAGCGCGAGGGATAG
- a CDS encoding chemotaxis protein CheA produces MSGDDLNRQIFKEEAYDLLIELEGALLELEEAPEDMDLVNRVFRALHTIKGSGSMFGFEEIAAFTHEVETVFDMVRNGGVQVTPVLCGLALRSRDQIRAMLDAEDDEPVAPETMRDILDGVRAFVEGDNGAESSGESPSIEPASDSGVSENEPSTEEGFLFDAGASEAVHRYAVTLRPVGAEVDVDAVEGFFEELERLGTLKVESGHRDTGNGWELSLETEASRDDVLDVFFFLDANLKIEVAEDVADAVGPEPDLTEAEPFFSDEDDSVHIPMLGEMLVQSGDLTYADVAEALNTQMDGLDKPIGMILTESGKVAPEKVDMAVKRQGEARDRAVGKKRTEALGSIRVAAEKLDYLVDLVGELVIVQAQITQVVSERHDSVLTLLAEELERLSDELRDSTLGIRMLPIGTSFSKFRRLVRDLSADLGKQISLSTCGAETELDKTVIERLGDPLVHLLRNSIDHGIELPDERVAKGKPPQGNITLSAEHSGGEVLIRIVDDGRGMSSEMIREKGIERGLISKDAELTGKELLKLIFEPGFSTAEAVTSVSGRGVGMDVVKRAIDSLRGIIDIDSKPDVGTTITIRLPLTLAIIDGLQVRVEDEYYVIPLSLVEECVELSRSEVEESGSGQRILYLRGEIVPYIHIREWFNVEGENPPIEQIVITGVEGSRVGIVVDTVIGEHQTVIKSLGRVYKDVEGISGATIKGDGSIALILDVPSLVRRVVAESR; encoded by the coding sequence ATGTCGGGAGACGACCTGAACAGGCAGATATTCAAGGAAGAAGCCTACGATCTCCTGATCGAGCTTGAAGGAGCCCTTCTCGAACTTGAGGAGGCCCCCGAAGACATGGACCTGGTCAATCGGGTTTTCCGGGCGTTGCATACCATCAAAGGGTCCGGCTCCATGTTTGGCTTTGAGGAGATCGCCGCGTTCACCCATGAGGTGGAGACGGTCTTCGACATGGTGCGCAACGGTGGCGTGCAGGTCACGCCTGTTCTGTGCGGCCTGGCCTTGCGCTCCCGGGACCAGATCAGGGCCATGCTCGACGCCGAGGATGACGAGCCCGTGGCCCCGGAGACCATGCGGGATATTCTCGATGGGGTGCGGGCGTTTGTTGAGGGGGATAACGGGGCCGAATCCAGCGGGGAAAGTCCGTCCATTGAGCCTGCGTCCGATTCCGGCGTTTCGGAGAACGAACCTTCGACCGAGGAAGGGTTTTTGTTCGACGCGGGAGCTTCCGAGGCGGTTCATCGTTATGCCGTCACGCTCCGCCCTGTCGGAGCAGAGGTCGACGTCGATGCCGTTGAAGGCTTTTTCGAAGAGTTGGAGCGTCTGGGAACCCTCAAGGTCGAATCCGGCCATCGTGATACCGGCAACGGTTGGGAATTGAGCCTTGAGACCGAAGCGTCCAGGGACGATGTCCTGGATGTCTTTTTCTTTTTGGACGCGAACTTGAAGATCGAGGTCGCCGAGGACGTCGCGGACGCCGTGGGCCCGGAGCCCGACTTGACCGAAGCCGAGCCTTTTTTTTCGGATGAAGATGATTCTGTGCACATTCCCATGCTCGGCGAGATGCTCGTGCAGAGCGGTGATCTGACCTATGCGGACGTGGCCGAGGCGCTGAATACGCAGATGGACGGGCTGGACAAGCCCATTGGCATGATCCTGACCGAGTCGGGCAAGGTAGCCCCGGAAAAGGTCGACATGGCGGTCAAGCGGCAGGGCGAGGCTCGCGACAGAGCGGTAGGGAAGAAGCGCACCGAAGCGCTTGGCAGCATCCGGGTGGCGGCGGAAAAGCTTGATTACCTTGTGGACCTCGTGGGTGAACTGGTCATCGTGCAGGCGCAGATAACCCAGGTCGTCAGCGAACGGCATGACTCCGTCCTGACGCTTCTGGCCGAGGAATTGGAGCGGCTGAGCGACGAGTTGCGCGATTCTACCTTGGGCATCCGCATGTTGCCCATCGGCACATCCTTCAGCAAGTTCCGGCGGCTGGTGCGCGATCTGTCGGCCGATCTGGGCAAGCAGATATCCCTGTCCACCTGTGGTGCGGAAACCGAGCTGGACAAAACGGTCATCGAACGACTCGGCGATCCGCTGGTGCATCTCCTGCGCAATTCCATCGACCACGGCATTGAGCTTCCGGATGAGCGCGTAGCCAAAGGCAAGCCGCCGCAGGGCAACATTACGCTCTCCGCCGAGCATTCCGGCGGCGAGGTGCTGATCCGCATTGTCGATGACGGCAGGGGCATGAGCAGCGAGATGATCCGCGAGAAGGGGATTGAGCGCGGATTGATTTCCAAGGATGCCGAGCTTACCGGGAAGGAACTGCTCAAGCTTATTTTCGAGCCCGGCTTCTCCACGGCCGAGGCCGTGACCAGCGTGTCCGGCCGGGGCGTGGGAATGGACGTTGTGAAACGGGCCATCGACTCCCTGCGCGGAATCATCGACATCGATTCCAAGCCGGACGTGGGCACTACCATCACTATTCGGCTGCCCCTGACTCTGGCCATCATAGACGGCCTCCAGGTTCGGGTGGAGGACGAGTACTACGTTATTCCTCTGTCTCTCGTGGAGGAGTGCGTGGAGCTGTCCCGCAGCGAGGTGGAGGAATCCGGTTCCGGACAGCGCATCCTGTATCTGCGGGGCGAAATCGTTCCGTACATCCATATCCGCGAATGGTTCAATGTGGAGGGCGAGAACCCGCCCATTGAGCAAATAGTCATCACCGGCGTGGAGGGAAGCCGCGTCGGCATCGTGGTGGATACCGTCATCGGCGAGCACCAGACGGTCATCAAGAGTCTCGGCCGCGTGTACAAGGACGTGGAAGGCATTTCCGGCGCGACCATCAAGGGGGATGGTTCCATTGCGCTCATTCTGGATGTGCCAAGCCTGGTTCGCAGGGTCGTCGCCGAATCCCGGTAG